One window of the Oncorhynchus mykiss isolate Arlee chromosome 5, USDA_OmykA_1.1, whole genome shotgun sequence genome contains the following:
- the LOC110524224 gene encoding vimentin-type intermediate filament-associated coiled-coil protein: MSSPSPVQIREANAHLAAVHRRVAELEQRLEAAENTVREQAESLIRKDEQLRAATQEITEAKNKEIYYLHEKLCKSEDTIQRFQNMIKEKNAMIGQLQHRCQLLDNICKSRPLLDSMLFHMAEAERLGPVVGMGEPTVKTSLTDGESNCSPNRISNHKDFSLSEDDQELDEIVFGTTV; encoded by the exons ATGTCCTCGCCGTCACCGGTACAAATTCGAGAGGCGAACGCACACTTGGCCGCGGTGCACAGGCGGGTAGCAGAACTGGAGCAGCGGCTCGAGGCAGCAGAGAACACCGTGAGGGAGCAAGCAGAGAGTCTCATCAGGAAGGACGAGCAACTGAGGGCTGCTACCCAGGAGATCACCGAGGCCAAGAATAA AGAGATTTACTACCTCCACGAGAAGCTGTGCAAGTCAGAGGACACCATCCAGAGGTTTCAGAACATGATCAAGGAGAAGAATGCTATGATAGGCCAGTTGCAACATCGCTGCCAGCTCCTGGACAACATCTGTAAGAGCAGGCCTTTACTAGACAGTATGCTGTTCCATATGGCTGAGGCAGAAAGACTTGGGCCAGTGGTGGGGATGGGTGAACCCACTGTCAAAACATCCCTCACAGACGGGGAGTCAAACTGCAGTCCCAACCGCATCTCTAACCACAAAGACTTCTCTCTCAGTGAGGATGACCAGGAGCTGGATGAGATAGTGTTTGGAACAACTGTATAG